Proteins from a genomic interval of Quercus robur chromosome 9, dhQueRobu3.1, whole genome shotgun sequence:
- the LOC126700709 gene encoding uncharacterized protein LOC126700709 — protein sequence MDKSWTHETDRTSTQYSEGVKQSINMARGHEDRVGRIKCPCCKCTNRYYQHIDAVETHLIVNRFDLNYIEWIFHGKEDPFFKHVQAEHNDDNSQAKDIDDVGKMLDDIYRGTFPDANIGCKKFSKLSFCMKLLHIKKLCNWSDKSFDLMIDLIKQAVPDGESLPKSYYEAKQFRRDLGFSYELIHVCKKVCTLFLKEHADKEECPKCHTSRWKEDNGKDSRNVRLGLASDGFNPFGNMSTSYSMWPVVLMPYNLPPRRCMKDPYMILSLLIPGRKAPGNKIDVYLRPLVDDLKELWNEGIKTYDASTQHSFKLHATLLWTINYFPAYANLSGWSTKGKLACSICNENTESSYLKFSHKLCYMGYCRFLPQEHNWRKKKEFFDGTEEHRIAPNELSGDQLLQQLMNVPEVQFGDYEATRKRKRTKIELNWTKKRMKSHDFHVLSQRLLPVAICGYFNDNIRTTLTKLCLFFKDLCSRTLKLDVLNQMKEDIVVILCKMEMIFPPAFFDIMVYLALHLPREVEITCPVQFHWMYPIERFLGTLKRFVRNRARPEGSIAEGYLSIECLTFCSMYLCEIETVWSCEERNSNRCQGERDVGLSVFSQPVRLLGVAKYVRLDDTHLTWARWYVLSNCSEIDSNKTEHYLEIQGEGIINIDHKHEVEFENWFKDRICGSNVTNVSKELNSLACGFDALVAVYQGCIVNGVRFHTKDREHTRRTQNSGVFVPGEDGGTKTNYYGELRNVLELTYMGNNRVYLFECDWWDTRDVIGMQRDEHCTSVNTSRIWYHSDPFILACQTSQVFYLNDSKLGSSWRVVQHMTHRNMYDIPTGTEKVHEDNGNAVYQESECIGVNATVQQENDEDSTLLHRDGVPAIDLGDLIPVDDVYVQLDESMFINDDLSNEEWDTDSNNEEETYSDDDVSSSD from the exons ATGGATAAAAGTTGGACGCATGAAACTGATAGAACTAGTACACAATATAGTGAAGGTGTTAAGCAGTCCATTAACATGGCACGTGGCCATGAGGATCGAGTTGGTAGGATTAAGTGTCCATGTTGTAAATGCACAAATCGATATTATCAACATATAGATGCGGTGGAGACTcatttgattgtgaatagatttgatttGAATTACATCGAATGGATATTTCATGGGAAAGAAGATCCGTTTTTTAAACACGTGCAAGCTGAGCATAATGATGATAATTCACAAGCAAAGGACATTGATGACGTTGGAAAAATGTTAGATGACATTTATAGGGGGACATTTCCAGATGCAAATATAG GTTGCAAGAAGTTTTCTAAACTCTCTTTTTGTATGAAGCTGCTTCATATAAAGAAACTTTGCAATTGGAGTGATAAGTCGTTTGATTTGATGATTGACTTGATAAAGCAGGCGGTCCCAGATGGAGAGTCATTGCCAAAATCGTATTATGAAGCAAAGCAGTTTAGGCGAGACTTGGGTTTTAGCTATGAGTTGATACATGTATGCAAAAAAGTGTGTACACTTTTCTTGAAGGAACATGCTGATAAAGAAGAATGCCCAAAATGTCATACTTCAAGATGGAAAGAGGACAATggtaaag ATTCTCGCAATGTGCGACTTGGTTTAGCAAGCGATGGGTTCAATCCATTTGGTAACATGAGTACATCATATAGCATGTGGCCAGTAGTACTTATGCCGTATAATTTACCTCCACGGAGGTGTATGAAAGATCCATATATGATTTTGTCCTTACTTATTCCTGGACGTAAGGCACCTGGAAACAAAATTGATGTGTACTTGCGGCCGTTGGTGGATgatttaaaagaattatggaATGAAGGCATCAAGACATATGACGCATCAACGCAACATTCATTTAAGTTGCATGCAACGTTATTATGGACTATAAATTATTTTCCTGCATATGCGAACTTATCTGGGTGGTCTACCAAGGGAAAGTTAGCATGTTCCATATGTAATGAGAATACAGAGTCGAGTTATTTGAAGTTTAGCCACAAATTGTGTTACATGGGTTATTGTCGATTCTTACCTCAAGAGCATAACTGgcgcaaaaaaaaagaattttttgatGGAACTGAAGAGCATAGGATAGCCCCTAATGAATTATCAGGAGATCAATTGTTACAACAACTAATGAATGTTCCAGAAGTGCAATTTGGAGATTATGAAgctacaagaaaaagaaagcgcACGAAGATTGAGTTGAATTGGACaaagaaaa GAATGAAAAGCCATGATTTTCATGTACTCTCACAACGATTACTTCCTGTTGCAATTTGTGGATATTTCAATGATAATATACGTACAACATTGACtaaattgtgtttattttttaaggacTTGTGTTCACGAACATTGAAGTTAGATGTCTTAAATCAAATGAAGGAAGACATTGTTGTGATTTTATGCAAAATGGAAATGATATTTCCACCCGCTTTTTTCGATATAATGGTATATTTAGCTCTTCATTTACCTCGAGAGGTAGAGATTACATGCCCTGTTCAATTTCACTGGATGTATCCAATTGAAAGGTTTCTTGGTACATTAAAGCGGTTTGTGCGAAATAGAGCACGTCCAGAAGGGTCAATTGCTGAGGGATATTTATCTATTGAATGTTTGACATTCTGCTCTATGTATCTTTGTGAGATTGAGACAGTATGGAGTTGTGAGGAGCGGAATAGCAACAGGTGCCAGGGGGAAAGGGATGTAGGCTTGTCTGTTTTTTCACAACCAGTACGTCTTTTAGGAGTAGCAAAATATGTAAGACTTGATGATACGCATCTCACATGGGCTCGATGGTATGTGCTTAGCAATTGCTCAGAAATTGATTCAAACAAAAC TGAACATTATTTGGAGATCCAGGGAGAAGGCATCATTAACATTGATCATAAGCATGAAGTTGAATTCGAAAATTGGTTCAAAGATCGTATATGTGGGAGTAATGTGACAAATGTGTCAAAAGAATTAAATAGTCTTGCATGCGGATTTGATGCTCTAGTTGCAGTTTACCAAGGTTGCATTGTGAATGGTGTTAGGTTCCACACAAAAGACCGTGAACATACTCGTCGTACTCAAAATAGCGGTGTCTTTGTTCCGGGTGAAGATGGTGGAACAAAAACTAACTATTATGGTGAGTTGAGGAATGTTTTGGAACTAACCTACATGGGCAATAATCGTGTATATTTATTTGAGTGTGATTGGTGGGACACTAGGGATGTAATAGGAATGCAAAGGGATGAGCATTGTACAAGTGTGAATACATCTCGTATATGGTATCATTCTGACCCATTTATCTTAGCATGCCAAACTTCACAAGTTTTTTACTTGAATGATTCCAAATTGGGCAGTAGTTGGCGAGTAGTGCAACATATGACGCACAGAAACATGTATGATATTCCCACAGGCACAGAGAAAGTGCATGAAGATAATGGTAATGCGGTATACCAAGAAAGTGAATGTATTGGGGTTAATGCAACAGTTCAACAAGAAAATGATGAAGACTCAACTTTGTTACATAGAGATGGTGTGccagcaatagatttaggggaCTTAATACCTGTTGATGATGTATATGTGCAACTTGATGAAAGTATGTTCATCAATGATGACTTGTCTAATGAGGAATGGGATACAGATTCCAACAATGAAGAAGAAACATATAGTGATGACGATGTTTCAAGCTCAGATTAG
- the LOC126699470 gene encoding uncharacterized protein LOC126699470 has product MTHTKKDGSFVTATSEENYNLMIEKVANEENQSTEEEIFIEVLGTRRGFVRGMGKFVIPTPTPSSHLRYETSMNMELETCKQDLSNTMLKLSNAEQKQGESDKKLAETQNQVAQLQSQVEEQCQQLAILMARFGS; this is encoded by the exons ATGACCCACACAAAGAAAGATGGTTCTTTTGTGACTGCTACCAGTGAAGAAAATTAC AATCTAATGATAGAAAAAGTAGCTAATGAAGAGAACCAAAGCACTGAGGAGGAAATTTTTATAGAAGTGCTAGGGACAAGGCGAGGCTTTGTAAGAGGGATGGGGAAATTTGTGATTCCGACCCCAACCCCTTCTTCTCATTTGCGATATGAGACAAGCATGAATATGGAGTTGGAAACCTGCAAGCAAGATTTGTCCAATACGATGCTGAAACTGTCCAATGCGGAGCAAAAACAGGGTGAGTCggataaaaaacttgctgaaacaCAGAACCAAGTGGCACAATTACAGAGTCAGGTAGAGGAACAATGTCAGCAACTAGCTATATTGATGGCAAGGTTTGGTAGCTAG